The following nucleotide sequence is from Desulfuromonas sp. KJ2020.
GGCGATAGGGTGTCTCGACAAACCCGTGCTCGTTGATGCGCGCATAGGTCGAAAGCGAGGCGATCAGACCGATATTCGGCCCTTCAGGGGTCTCAATAGGACAAACCCGCCCGTAATGCGTTGGATGAACGTCACGGACTTCGAAGCCGGCCCTTTCTCGGGTCAGACCACCCGGTCCAAGCGCGGAAAGACGGCGCTTGTGGGTAATCTCGGAGAGAGGGTTGGTCTGATCCATGAACTGAGACAGCTGAGACGAGCCAAAGAACTCCTTTACAACGGCCGAAACGGGCTTGGAGTTGATCAGGTCGTGGGGCATGAGACTGTCGATCTCCTGCAGACTCATGCGCTCCTTGATGGCTCGTTCCATCCGGACGAGACCAACGCGGTACTGGTTCTCCAGCAACTCGCCAACGGCGCGGACGCGACGATTGCCGAGATGGTCAATGTCATCGATCGCTCCTTTGCCGTTTCGCAGATCGATGAGATAGCGCACCACCTCCAAGATATCTTCTTTGGTCAAGGTGGTCAGATCCAGAGGGGACTTCAGCCCCAGCTTATAGTTGAGCTTGAGGCGACCGACAACCGAAAGATCGTAGCGCTCCGAATTAAAGAAAAGGCTATCGAACAGGGCAGAGGCGCTACGGATGGTCGGGGGATCCCCGGGACGGAGACGCCGGTATATTTCGATCTTGGCGTCATCCGGCGTAGCCACCTTGTCAAGCTGCAACGTTTCGCGTAAATAGGGACCGACATAGAGGTTGTCAATGAAGAGCACCTTGAACTCGGTGATCCCCCTGGACAACAGCTCTTCGAGTTTGCTTTCTGTGATCTCTTCGTTGCACTCGACCACAATCTCACCGGTGGCCGTATCGACAATATCCGAGGAGGCCACTTTACCGACCACATCCTCCTTGAGGATTGAAATCGCTTCGATGCCCTTTTCCGCCAGTTTGCGGATGGCTGCTTTGGTAAATTTGCGGTTGGCCTTGACCAGAACCTCGCCATCGGGCGCCACGATATCACAGCTGGCCCTCTGGCCGGCGAGCAAGTCAAGATTGACTTTTTTCTGATAGTTATCGCCATCGACCACGATGGTATCAACATCATAGTAGTAATTGAGCAATTCTTCAGCCGTGTAGCCCAGGGCCTTCAGCAGAACAGTTGCAGGCAGCTTACGGCGACGGTCGATGCGTACATAGAGAATATCTTTATGATCAAAGTCAAAGTCGAGCCAGGATCCGCGATAGGGGATAACACGCGCACTGTAGAGAATCTTCCCACTGGAGTGTGTCTTGCCCTTATCATGGTCAAAAAAGACACCGGGTGACCGGTGCAACTGGCTGACAATAACCCTTTCAGTCCCGTTAATAATAAAGGTACCGTTTTCGGTCATCAGCGGGATTTCACCGAAATAGACCTCTTGCTCCTTGATGTCGCGGATGGACTGCACACCCGAGTCCTTGTCGACATCCCAGGAAACAAGACGAACGCGTACCTTTACCGGGGCGGCAAAAGTCATACCCCGTTGATGGCATTCATCCACGTCATACTTGGGAGTTCCCAGTGAATAGGCTACGTATTCAAGTGAGCTGGTTTCATTGAAGTCCCGGATAGGAAATACGGAACGAAAGACGGCTTCCAGGCCGACGTTCTGCCGGGCCGAAGGAGGTAGCTCCGCCTGAAGAAAACGCTTGTAGGAAGTCTTCTGGATATCAATGAGGTTGGGGATGTCGATGATCCTCTTGATCTCGGCAAAATGTTTCCTCAGAAGCTGGTTATTCGCGATCGAATAAGCCATGATTTCTCCTTTAGGTAACGAAAGTAGAATAGCCAAGGCCGCACAAGGCGACCTTGGCTAATGGCGAAACTATGGGAAGGGAACTACTTGAGTTCCACAGTGGCGCCAGCTTCGACGAGCTGCTTTTTGAGCTCTTCGGCTTCGGCTTTAGGCATGGCCTCCTTGACGGTCTGAGGAGCACCATCAACGAGATCCTTGGCTTCCTTGAGGCCCAGGCCCGTGGCAGCACGAACAACCTTGATAACGTTGATCTTTTTGTCGCCAGCGCTGGCAAGAACAACATCGAACTCATCTTTTTCTTCTACAGCAGCAGCACCACCAGCGGCAGGAGCGGCAGCGGCCACAGCGACAGGAGCGGCAGCGGAAACACCAAACTTCTCTTCGAGTTCCTTGACGAGCTCAGCCAGCTCAAGGACGTTCATTTTTTCAATAAATTCTACAACCTGTTCTTTAGTGATCTCAGCCATGATAAATATTCCTCCGTAACGTGTTATGCGTAAAATGGGGTAAAAGGGCTACATTAAGCCGCTTTTTTGTCTTGAATAGCTGCCAGGACCTGTACCAGGGAACGCGGAATAGCCGCCAGCACACCAACAAAATTGGTCGCGGGAGCATTAAGCGAACCGAGGACTTTAGCCAGCAGAACCTCGCGACTCGGCAACTCGGCCAAAGCCTCGATCTGTGCCAGTTCCAGCAGGTTGCCATTGAGCGAACCGACCTTCAGAGCAAAGGTCTTGTTGGTTTTGGCAAATTCGGACAGAATTTTGGCGGGAGCCACAGGATCCGCCCCGGCGATAGCGATCGCGGTAGGACCGGCAAGGTGGTCGGAAAGGCACTCACAGGAAGTTCCTTTGGCGGCCAGTTTCAACAGGGTGTTCTTGACAACGCGGTATTCAACTCCTGCCCCGCGAAGTTCACCGCGCAGCTTATCGACCTGCTCCACGTTGAGCCCACGATAGTCCGCAAGAAAGGCCGCTTTGGCCGAAGCGAGTTTTTCACTCAACTCGGCGACAATCTGTTCTTTGCTGCTTTTGTTCAACGTCTCTCCTCCTTTCATTGAGATTTGGGGATCTGCTTAGATCCCTTGCCCCAGTCTGAGGTCATGGAGTGAGACGAAATCGTCGATCCATTGTTCCAGCCTCGGCAGGCAGTCAATCTTTTAAGCGCATTCGGATAGCGCACCTGCTGTCTTTGACCGGGAGCGTTATGTAAACTACCAGTCGTCCTACCGTAGAGAGGACGACTGTCGTGCGAAGAAATCTTATTTGACCATCGCCTGCAGGGCAGCGACATCGATATTGAGGCCTGGCCCCATCGTACTGGAAATGCTGACTTTTTTAAGGTAAGTCCCCTTGGAGGTAGCGGGCTTGGCCTTAACAAGAGCATCAACGAGGCTGACTACGTTTTCCTTAAGTTTTTCAACGTCAAAGGAGACTTTGCCCACCGGAGCATGCACAATGCCGGCTTTTTCAACGCGATATTCGATTTTGCCCGACTTGGCCTCGGTCACTGCCCGCCCGACATCAAAGGTCACGGTACCGACCTTGGGATTGGGCATAAGGCCGCGGGGACCAAGCAACTTGCCGATTTTGCCGACCGTACCCATCATATCTGGAGTAGCGATAGCGGTGTCAAAATCGAACCAACCTTCCTGAATCTTGGCCACGAGATCATCCGCACCGACATAATCGGCCCCGGCTGTGGTGGCTTCCTGAGCCTTCTCACCTTTGGCGAAGACGAGAACCCTGACGGTTTTTCCGAGCCCGTTGGGAAGAACAACGGCACCACGAACCATCTGATCGGCTTTACGAGGGTCAACGCCCAAGCGGATGGAGACGTCAACCGTTTCGTCAAATTTGGCGAAGGAAGTCTCCTTGACAAGAGCAAGAGCCTCCTCAATCGGATAGGCATTTGTTCTGTCTATCTTGGCCTTAGCTTGAGTATGTTTTTTTCCTGCACTCATTTGCAACTCCAGTTATACGACTTCGAGGCCCATGCTGCGGGCGGTGCCTTCAATAGTAAGGATTGCCTTTTCGATATCAAAGGCATTGAGATCCGGCATTTTCAGCTCAGCAATCTCCCTGACCTGATCCTTGGTGACCTTGCCCACTTTGTTTTTATTAGGCACGCCGGACCCCTTTTGAATCTTGGCGGCCTTCATGAGCAGAACGGCTGCGGGCGGCGTCTTGGTGATGAAGGAAAAGGACCGGTCGGCGTAGACAGTAATGACGACAGGTGTGATCATTCCGTCCTGTGCCTGGGTCTTTGCGTTGAACGCCTTACAGAATTCCATAATGTTGACCCCATGCTGGCCGAGCGCGGGACCGACCGGAGGCGAAGGGTTCGCCTTGCCGGCAGGAATCTGCAGTTTAATCAAACCAACAACCTTCTTGGCCATGAGTGACTCCTTGAGTTTATCTTGTTAGAACCAGCCCTAGCTGGTTTTTTCTACCTGAATGAATTCGAGTTCGACCGGCGTAACCCGCCCGAAAATACTGACCATGACCTTGAGCTTGCCCTTGTCAGGCTTCACGTCTTCGACCACACCGGTAAAGTTAAGAAACGGACCATCAACGACACGTACCGTTTCGCCCACTTCAAATTCGACTTTCGGCTTGGGTCGTTCCACACCTTCTTCGATGCGAGAAGTAATCTTGGCAACTTCTTCGTCAGGTATAGAAGGAGGAGCAGTTCCTCCTCCGACAAATCCGGTAACCTTCGGTATATCTTTAACTATGTGCCAGGTTTCGTTGTTCAACTCCATCTGGACAAGTATATAGCCAGGAAAAAATTTACGGGAAGAGGTCTTGCGCTCTCCCTTTTTCAACTCAACCACCGTCTCGGAAGGGATCAATATTTCCCCAAAGAACTCTTCCGCTCCGAGCGATCGGATACGCTCCTCCAGATTGAGTTTTACTTTATTCTCGAATCCGGAGTACGTGTGTACGCCATACCATTTTTTCGCCATATCAGCTTCTCCCTATCAACTCAGGAGTGCGCGTATCACCGCGGAGAGAGCTGAGTCCACAACCCACAAAAACACGGCAACGACGAAGACCAGAACAATAACAACCGTTGTTGACGCGATTGTGTCCTTGCGCGTCGGCCAGGTAACTTTTTTAAGCTCACCCTTTACGTTCGTCAAAAACTCTGTCGTTTTGGCAAGCACTATAAAACCCCTTTGGAGGATGACCATCAAAATGGCAGGCCAGGAGGGACTCGAACCCCCAACACCCGGTTTTGGAGACCGGTGCTCTAGCCATTAGAGCTACTGGCCTGCATGCAGAAAACTGCGTAATTCCTCTTCCTGCCGTTCGCCCCTACTTGGTTTCCTTGTGAGGGGTGTGCTTCTGACAGAAACGGCAATATTTACTAAACTCCAGCTTGTCGGGAGTATTTTTTTTGTTTTTCGTGGTGGTGTAATTGCGCTGCTTGCATTCAGTGCAAGCCAAGGTAACGATATCCCG
It contains:
- the rplL gene encoding 50S ribosomal protein L7/L12; amino-acid sequence: MAEITKEQVVEFIEKMNVLELAELVKELEEKFGVSAAAPVAVAAAAPAAGGAAAVEEKDEFDVVLASAGDKKINVIKVVRAATGLGLKEAKDLVDGAPQTVKEAMPKAEAEELKKQLVEAGATVELK
- the rplJ gene encoding 50S ribosomal protein L10 produces the protein MNKSSKEQIVAELSEKLASAKAAFLADYRGLNVEQVDKLRGELRGAGVEYRVVKNTLLKLAAKGTSCECLSDHLAGPTAIAIAGADPVAPAKILSEFAKTNKTFALKVGSLNGNLLELAQIEALAELPSREVLLAKVLGSLNAPATNFVGVLAAIPRSLVQVLAAIQDKKAA
- the rplA gene encoding 50S ribosomal protein L1; the protein is MSAGKKHTQAKAKIDRTNAYPIEEALALVKETSFAKFDETVDVSIRLGVDPRKADQMVRGAVVLPNGLGKTVRVLVFAKGEKAQEATTAGADYVGADDLVAKIQEGWFDFDTAIATPDMMGTVGKIGKLLGPRGLMPNPKVGTVTFDVGRAVTEAKSGKIEYRVEKAGIVHAPVGKVSFDVEKLKENVVSLVDALVKAKPATSKGTYLKKVSISSTMGPGLNIDVAALQAMVK
- the rplK gene encoding 50S ribosomal protein L11 — encoded protein: MAKKVVGLIKLQIPAGKANPSPPVGPALGQHGVNIMEFCKAFNAKTQAQDGMITPVVITVYADRSFSFITKTPPAAVLLMKAAKIQKGSGVPNKNKVGKVTKDQVREIAELKMPDLNAFDIEKAILTIEGTARSMGLEVV
- the nusG gene encoding transcription termination/antitermination protein NusG yields the protein MAKKWYGVHTYSGFENKVKLNLEERIRSLGAEEFFGEILIPSETVVELKKGERKTSSRKFFPGYILVQMELNNETWHIVKDIPKVTGFVGGGTAPPSIPDEEVAKITSRIEEGVERPKPKVEFEVGETVRVVDGPFLNFTGVVEDVKPDKGKLKVMVSIFGRVTPVELEFIQVEKTS
- the secE gene encoding preprotein translocase subunit SecE, whose protein sequence is MVILQRGFIVLAKTTEFLTNVKGELKKVTWPTRKDTIASTTVVIVLVFVVAVFLWVVDSALSAVIRALLS
- the rpmG gene encoding 50S ribosomal protein L33, with product MRDIVTLACTECKQRNYTTTKNKKNTPDKLEFSKYCRFCQKHTPHKETK